A stretch of Microtus pennsylvanicus isolate mMicPen1 chromosome 5, mMicPen1.hap1, whole genome shotgun sequence DNA encodes these proteins:
- the Ano9 gene encoding anoctamin-9 yields MQGDESLQIFVGPEGDCLPLMERGTCKLEDSHQWDCVLVADLQTQKFEKQVQRQRQFLEKLESKGFHYKIIKDQKKVFFGIRADSRIFDLYRTLLMKPEDPGPRAKMSNINSIPVTTRIRIVSFIVNNKAKPGDTFEDLVKDGVFETMFPLHEGEKELKRKWARWRNMFRKQPIDDIRNYFGEKVALYFAWLGWYTYMLVPAAVVGLIIFLSGFALFNSSQISKEICAADDIFMCPLGENSHNYQRLSGMCAFAKLTHLFDNDGTVVFAIFMALWATVFLEIWKRQRARVVLHWDLYGWDKEEEEMALQLINCPDYKLKTHHHSYLSSTIILILSLFMICFMIGMAHVLVVYRVVAAALFSSIMEHQVTTVVVVTGAVVHYVIIVIMTKVNKYVALKLCSFEDPRTFSERESKFTVKFFILQFFAHFSSLIYIAFILGRINGHPGKSTRLAGLWKLEECHLSGCMTDLFIQMAIIMGLKQTLSNCIEYLRPWFAHKYRLMRAYKRGIKSKDPDLEEWQRNYRMNPVNTFSLFDEFMEMMIQYGFTTIFVAAFPLAPLLALFSNLVEIRLDAIKMVRLQRRLIPRKANDIGTWLQVLETIGVLAVIANGMVIAFTSEFIPRIVYKYHYGPCAQNRNFTADCLEGYVNHSLSVFYTKHFQDHGKTGSQANVTVCRYRDYRNDRDYNLSEQFWFILAIRLAFVILFEHVALCIKLIAAWFVPDVPQSVKNKVLEEKYQILREKMCFNSRSTDV; encoded by the exons GGTGATGAGAGCCTTCAGATCTTTGTGGGGCCAGAAGGGGACTGCTTGCCACTGATGGAAAGGGGAACTTGTAAG CTTGAGGACTCTCATCAATGGGACTGTGTCCTGGTGGCTGATCTCCAGACCCAGAAATTTGAGAAGCAGGTGCAGAGGCAACGACAGTTCCTGGAGAAACTCGAAAGCAAGGGCTTCCACTACAAG ATAATAAaggaccagaagaaggtgttctTTGGAATTCGTGCTGACAGTAGGATCTTTGACCTGTACCGGACTCTTCTCATGAAGCCCGAAGATCCTGGTCCCAGAGCCAAAATGAGCAATATTAACTCCATCCCAGTTACCACAAG GATCCGAATTGTGAGCTTCATCGTCAACAACAAGGCAAAACCCGGTG ATACCTTTGAGGATCTAGTGAAAGATGGGGTGTTTGAGACCATGTTTCCTCTGCACGAG GGGGAAAAAGAACTGAAGAGAAAATGGGCCCGATGGAGAAACATGTTCCGGAAACAGCCAATTGATGACATTAG GAACTACTTCGGCGAGAAGGTGGCCCTGTATTTCGCCTGGCTTGGCTGGTACACCTATATGCTGGTGCCTGCTGCTGTGGTGGGCCTCATCATCTTTCTGAGTGGCTTCGCCCTGTTTAATTCCAGCCAGATCAG CAAAGAGATCTGTGCGGCAGACGACATCTTTATGTGCCCCCTTGGTGAAAACAGTCACAATTACCAGCGACTCTCAGGAATGTGCGCTTTTGCGAAG CTCACTCATCTCTTTGACAACGATGGCACTGTGGTGTTTGCCATCTTCATGGCTCTGTGGG CCACGGTGTTTCTGGAGATCTGGAAGCGGCAGCGCGCCCGTGTGGTCTTGCACTGGGACTTATACGGATGGGATAAGGAAGAG GAAGAGATGGCCCTTCAGCTCATCAACTGCCCAGACTACAAGCTAAAGACCCATCACCACTCCTACCTGAGCAGCACCATCATTCTCATCCTGTCCCTGTTCATG ATCTGTTTCATGATTGGCATGGCCCATGTGCTGGTTGTCTACCGTGTGGTGGCCGCTGCTCTGTTCAGCAGCATCATGGAGCATCAGGTGACGACTGTCGTGGTGGTGACCGGAGCCGTGGTGCACTATGTAATCATAGTCATCATGACCAAG GTCAACAAATATGTAGCCCTGAAGCTTTGTAGCTTTG AGGATCCCAGGACCTTTTCAGAGCGAGAGAGCAAGTTCACTGTCAAGTTTTTCATCCTTCAGTTCTTCGCCCACTTCTCTTCTCTCATCTACATCGCCTTCATTCTGGGCAG GATCAATGGTCACCCTGGGAAGTCCACGCGCCTGGCCGGCCTGTGGAAGCTAGAGGAG TGCCATCTCAGTGGCTGCATGACGGACCTGTTCATCCAGATGGCCATCATCATGGGGCTGAAGCAAACCCTGAGCAACTGTATTGAGTACCTGCGCCC GTGGTTTGCCCATAAATACCGCTTAATGCGGGCTTATAAACGCGGCATTAAGTCCAAAGACCCAGACCTGGAGGAGTGGCAGCGTAACTACCGCATGAATCCAGTCAACACCTTCAGCCTGTTTGATGAATTCATGGAGATGA TGATCCAGTACGGCTTCACCACCATCTTTGTGGCTGCCTTCCCACTGGCACCGCTACTGGCACTCTTCAGCAACCTTGTGGAGATCCGCCTGGACGCCATCAAGATGGTCAGACTACAGCGGCGCCTGATTCCTCGCAAGGCTAACGACATAG GGACCTGGCTGCAGGTACTGGAGACCATTGGAGTGCTGGCAGTCATTGCGAATGGGATGGTCATAGCCTTCACCTCCGAGTTCATCCCCAGAATAGTCTACAAGTACCACTATGGCCCATGCGCACAGAACAGGAACTTCACAGCTGA ctgcctCGAGGGCTATGTCAACCATAGCTTGTCTGTCTTCTACACCAAGCACTTCCAGGACCATGGCAAGACGGGAAGCCAAGCAAATGTGACTGTGTGCAG GTACCGGGACTACCGAAACGACCGTGACTACAATTTGTCTGAGCAGTTCTGGTTCATTCTGGCCATCCGGCTGGCCTTCGTCATCCTCTTTGAG CATGTCGCCTTATGTATCAAGCTCATTGCTGCATGGTTTGTGCCTGATGTGCCCCAATCAGTGAAGAATAAGGTTCTGGAGGAAAAGTACCAGATACTTCGGGAGAAAATGTG CTTCAATTCTAGGAGCACAGACGTGTAG